In Gimesia panareensis, the genomic window CTGTTGTATTCACTGCTGATTCACAGCAGCAGTTAATCAGTCGACTTGAGTTACAGACTACAGAGATCGTCAAACATCTGCTGCTCCTCCAGGATCCGGATCAGAATACCAGCAGCTATCACAAACTCGACGAACTTCTGAATCGCTGGAATGAACAGCATCAGCAACTCAGGCAGTCATCAAACTCAATCAGTCGGTCAGCAACAGTTTCTGCAGCTTTAATGCTGGATGAACAGATTTCGCCACTCTTCAACCAGATTACAAACGACGTTCTCCAGGTTTTGTCAGGGGCTCAGACTCCGCAGGCAAAGTTGCCTGCAGTACTGGCCAGCGAGCAGAAACTGATGCTCCTGCTGGCCCAATATCAGTCCGCACTCTCTTCCGGACAGCTCGAGGATCGGGCTGCTGCCGGAGCCTCTCCTGGCTGGTTTTCCGGGTTGATCCTGTTTGGTATTTCCTATGCCATCTGTCTTTATCTGTTTTCGCAGATCCAAAATCGACGCCAGAGTCTGCATCAGTTCCAGGCAGATCTGGATTCGCGCGCACGGAATCTGGAGAGTAATCAATCACAACTGGCAGCTTCCATTTCTGCAACGTTTCATGAGACCTGGTCGTGGACGAAAAATACAGGCGAGTTCTGGTGCTCCGATACTTTCTGGCGCGTATTCGGATATTCTTCAGAGGCAGAGTACCCGGAATCTCAGTTTGATGTCTTTCGCAGTCACCTGGATCCAGGGAATCGGGGCTTATTGGAAGCAGCAGTCGAACGACATCTGCAGTCGGGAATTCCCATTGATCTGGAGGTCCGTGCTGAAAATCAGCTGGGGCACTCCCGTTGGGTACGCATTCAGGCCAGGACGCTCTCCGCGGAGGATGCCGAGCAACTGACCATCGTCGGAACGGCTGAAGACATCCATGAATACAAACTGACGAAGTTGCAGCTCAACCAGAGCGAAAAACTGTTATCACGCGTCGGGGAAGTAGCCAAAATCGGAGGCTGGCACCTGGATCTGGAGACGAAAGAACTGTTCTGGACACAGGAAACCTATGCGATCCATGAAGTAGAGCCGGGGTATCAGCCCTCGATCAGAAATGCTTATAAGTTTTATGCTCCCGAAGCGCGTCCCGCCATTCAGAATGCATTGGAGCGATCCCTGGAAACAGGAGAGTCCTGGGATCTGAAACTTCCATTTATCACTGCTAAAGGGAAGCATATCTGGGTGCGGGCACAGGGGGAGCTGGAATATGAACAGGGGCATCCGGTCAGGCTGGTCGGCGCCTTTCAGGATATTACTGAGGAAAAACAACGTGAAGCGGAATTCTTACTTTTGCAATATGACGAGTACACCTCCCGCGCACATCTGGATGGGGTGATCCGGGCCGCGACGGAAGTCTCGATTATTGCTACAGATCATGAAGGGATCATTACCCTGTTCAGTCCCGGGGCTGAGCAGCTGCTGGGCTATTCTGCAAAAGAAATGATTGGCATGCGGACCCCAGAATGTTTTCATCTTCCAGAAGAAATTGAAGCGCATGGTCGGGAACTGTCGGAAGCCCTCGGACGAAAAATTGAAAATTTTGAAACGTTTATTGCCCTGGCTCAGCAGGGGGAAGTTGATAAACGCGAATGGACTTATGTTCGTAAAGATGGCAGCCAGCGTACCGTTGAGCTGACAGTCACTGCAATTCGAGATCAGTATCAGCAGATCGAAGGCTACCTCGGTGTTGCCATCGATATCACCGAGAAAAAACAGAACGAAAAACAACTTTCACGGCTGGCAACCGCGGTGAGTAAGTCCACCAATGGCGTGGTAATCACCGACGACCAGGGGCGGGTTGAGTGGGTCAACGATCGGTTCAAGGAGATCACAGGCTACGGTCTCGAAGCGGTCATTGGCAAAACACCGGGCGCTGTCTTGCAGGGAGAGAAAACAGATCCTCAGGCGATCGAATATATGGCTCAGAAAGTCCGCGCTGGTGAAAGCTTCGAAACGGAACTGATTAACTATCATCAATCAGGAACGGAGTACTGGGTCCATATCAAGGCCGACCCGATTCTGGACGCCGACGGTAATCTCACCGGTTTCATGGCGATTGAAAACGATATTACGGAGCGAAAGCAGGCGGAGCAGGAACTGCTGGACAGCCGGGAAAAAATTCGTCATCTGCTCGATGCACTACCGGTGGCAGCCTATACCTGCGATACCGAGGGGCTGATTACCTACTATAATCAGGCGGCTGCGGATTTCTGGGGACGGGAACCGCAGCTTGATCACCCGGAAGATCGTTTCTGTGGTTCTTTCAGATTATATGACACCGATGGAAATTCCATTCCACATGAGAAGTGCTGGATGGCACTGGCCCTGGATACCGCCAAAACACTCCACGGGGGGGAAATTGTTGTCGAATCTGAAAATGGTCAACGCAAAACCGCCCTGGCCCATGTCAGTCCCCTGTTCAATTTTGAAGGTGAACTCACAGGAGCCGTCAACGTACTGGTGGATATCTCTGATCGGATGGCACTGGAAAAATCGCTTCGGGAAGCAACGGTCCGGCTGGAGTTGTGCCTCAAGGTTCTGGATCAGCATGCCATTGTGGCGGAGACGGAACTGAATGGTACCATTCGCCATGTAAATGAAATGTTCTGTAAAGTCAGTGGGTATTCAGAAACGGAAACCATCGGAAAGACACACCGCATTGTCAATTCAGGAACTCACTCTCAGGAATTCTGGAAAAACGTTTTCCGGACGATTGCTTCAGAGGGGATGTGGCAGGGAGAGATCTGCAATCGTCGTAAAAATGGCGAACTGTACTGGGTCGATACGACGATCGCGACCATGAAAGACGGCGAAGGGAATTCCACCGGTTATCTCGCGATCCGAAATGATATTACTGAACTTAAACAGGCACAGGAAGCGGCACTGGCTGCATCGCAAAGTAAGAGTGAGTTCCTGGCCAATATGAGTCACGAAATCCGTACTCCGCTGACTGCCATCCTGGGTTACGCTGACCTGCTGAAAAATGATCCCGAATTTGCGACCTCAGCCAGGAAACGGGATCAGGCGGTCAATACGATTCAGGAGGCTGGTAACCATCTGCTGACGGTCATCAATGACATCCTGGATCTCTCCAAGATTGAGGCGCAGAAAGTTCAGCTGGATTATACAACGACACAGGTATTCCACATTCTGGATCACATCGAAAGTCTGCTTCGTCCACCGGCGACGGAAAAAGGAGTTGATCTGGTAACCCGGATTCAGAATCCCATCCCCGATGTCATCAAAAGCGACCCGACTCGACTGCGACAGATTTTGATGAATCTCGTCGGGAATGCAGTCAAATTCACCGAACAGGGGCAAATTCAACTGATAGTGGAACTGTCTAAACAGGGAGACACTTCGTTCCTGCAGTTCGATATCCAGGATACCGGCCCAGGCATGTCGCTCGAACAGGCACAAAAGATATTCAACGCGTTTTCTCAGGCCGATACCTCGGTCACCCGGCAGCATGGGGGGACAGGGCTGGGGCTGGTCATTTCCCGTAAACTGGCCCGTTTGATGAATGGAGAAGTCTCGCTGGTTCGGACCGAACAGGGCAAAGGAACCTGCTTCCGCTTGACTCTACCCATCGAAACGTTACCCGAGACGCGGTTTATCACCAGCCGTTTACAGGACGACATCGAAAATTCGGAAAAACCGGCGCCTCCGGCTACTCTCACGCTCCCCCCAGGGACGCGGATCCTGCTCGCCGAGGATGGGCCCGACAATCAGCGACTGATTTCTTTTCTGCTCAAGAAGAAAGGGGCCAGGGTCGATGTGGCTGACAATGGTGCGATCGCACTCCAGAAATTCCAGGAAGCGGAGCGGGAGGGACAGCCTTACCATCTGCTGCTGACAGATATGCAGATGCCTGAAATGGATGGCTACACGCTGGCCAGCACACTGCGCAAAGCAGGGGCAGATCTGCCCATCGTCGCTCTGACCGCGCATGCGATGTCGGACGATCGACAGAAGTGCCTCGACTCTGGCTGTAATGATTATTTGAGTAAACCGGTCAACAGTAAAGTACTCGCAAAAACTCTCCTGCACTGGGTGACACAGCAGACTGCGACTGAGACCGAACCACACGCAGGGCTCTGATCTCAGTCGAATGTCAACATCGTGCACTCAGCGTCAGGGCTTAAGCCGGATGGGCTCCAGGCGTTCCCGCCTCCACGACGAATGATGCTCGCGGTGTGACATGGCCTCCCGGTCGGGTGACATCATCCACAACCATGTAATCACTGACCCAGTTTTTCGGTGTCAATGTGCAGCGGACATAACCCCGCTCGGAGTTCTGGAACTGCACACAGGGGTTGTGGGACAGAATATCGGCATGTTCCTTGCGTTTCTGTACGCCATTTCCGCCACTGCTGATGGATGTGCCGACAAACTCGGTCGCCACGACTGGTGTTTCGGGCTTGCGGTCATCCACGCGCAGATTGTTCACCCAGTTGGAGTGAATATCCCCGGTCAGTACGACCGGGTTCGGCACACGACGTTCTGCGATAAATTTCATCAGCTGCATCCGTTCATAAGCACAACCGGGCCATTGATCCATGGAATAGACCCGCTCCTCTTCTTTCGAAGGGAAACTCACCATGCCCATCATGACCTGTTGAGCCAGTATGTTCCAGGTGGCCTCTGATGTAATTAACTGTGACTGCAACCAGTTTTTCTGCTTGCCGCCCAGCAGTGAATTGCTGCGCGCCAGTGCGGATTGATTGAGCGGTGATTTCTTGTCCCCGTTGGGCTGATCGCTCCGGTACTGACGTGTATCCAGCACCAGGAAATCGGCCAGGCGACCGAAGCCGCCCTGACGGTAGAGCTGCATGTGCGGTCCCTGTGGCAGACAGCCGGGACGCAATGGCATCATTTCGTAATAGGCCTGATACGCGTTCGCCCGCCGCAACATGAAGTCAATCGGGTCAGCATCCAGTTCTTCGGAGACGTCGTCTGCACAGTTATTATCGAACTCATGATCGTCCCAGGTCACAAACCAGGGACATTGGGCGTGCATGTTGTGCAGCAGCGGATCGGCACGGTACTGGGAATGGCGAATCCGGTAATCGCCCAGCGATTCGATCTCGGGACCGAAATGCGTACGGATCTTTCCGTTCCTTCCGGATTGATATTCATAAATATAATCGCCCAGGTGGAAGACCAGGTCCAGATCGTCCTGTGCCATCTGCTCGTAAGCGGTAAACAGCCCCTGTTCATAGTTCTGACAGGAGGCGAAGGCAAACTTGAGCTGTTCCGGCATCGCCGTTTTCTCGGGCATGGTCCGTGTCCGGCCTACGGGGCTGACGGCATCACCCGCCTGGAAACGGTACCAGTACCAGTGGTCTGGCTTCAGGCCTTTGGGTTCCACATGCACGGAATGGCCCAGTTGAGGAGTCGCCTGAACGGTCCCGGATGCAACCAGCTTCTGGAACCCTTCGTCCTCAGCCAGTTCCCATTTCACTTCGATCGCCTCAGGACCTAGTCCCCCATTCGGCTGCAGGGGCTCAGGAGCCAGACGGGTCCACAGAATCACACTGGTGGGGTCAGGATCGCCTGAAGCGACTCCCAGGGTAAAGGGATCTTTCTGAAACACGGGAGAAGGATTTGCCCAGCTGGCGCGTCCCAGCAGAGGCAGCGTTGACAGCGCTGCACCATACGAAAGAAAGAGACGCCGACTGATACCGTTTTCAGCTTTGACTGCTTCATTGAGCCGTTTGTAATCGAACATATGTAATCAACCTGATTAATGGGAATGTGGCAGGAGTGGATTTGTATCGAAATTATCTGCGTTGTTCACGCGTTAAGGGAATGGCACGTCGGCGGACCGGATTTCGGTGCACGGCATTCCAGGAAGGTTAATTTGATTTTAAGACCTCGCACAGGGGACGAGCAACTGAAGAGTCATTTAAATCAGAAGCGAATCTGACTTTTCATCGGAACTTCATGCATTGGTTTCTCAACTCAAGATTTCCTGGATGACATGACCATGCACGTCGGTCAGACGATGATCACGCCCGCCGTGCCGGAATGTCAGCGCTTCATGGTCCAACCCCAGCTGATGCAGGATCGTCGCATGGATGTCATGAATGGAAAGCGGTCGTTCGACTACCGCGTTACCGAACTCGTCGGTCTCACCAAAGGTGATGCCCGGCTTGAAACCACCTCCGGCCAGAAACAGACTGTATCCGTTGACATGATGGTCGCGGCCGCAGGTTGGTGTGACTTTCGGTGTATGCGGTGTCCGCCCCATTTCACCGGCCCACACGACCAGGGTTTCATCGAGCATTCCGCGACGTTTCAGGTCGGTAATCAACGCCGCGACAGATTGTTCGGTAATCCGCGCATTCTTCTCATGGTTTTTCTTGAGCAGTCCATGCTGGTCCCAGGGGCTGTTGTTGCTGTCAAAACTGGGGCAGGTGATCTCCACAAAACGGACTCCCGCTTCCACGAGCCGCCGGGCCCGTAACGCCTGAGTCGCGTAGTAGTGCTGATGTTCGTCTGTAGAATCGACACCGTACTCGCGCTGAATGTGCGCCGGTTCCTGACTGATATCGGAAACCTCGGGAATCAGCGTCTGCATCCGAAATGCGGTTTCGTAATTGGCGATCGCACTTTCAATAGGGGAAGCGGCCGAAGCCCTGTCGGCAAACACTCGATCCTGCGCAGCCAGTAATTCCAGTTTGCGTTTCTGCAGGGAGAATGAGTCACTCGGCCGAATATTATCGACGGGCACCCCTTTAGCACGCAGTTGCGTCGCCTGGTGCGTGGCAGGGAGAAACGAACTGCCAAAATTTTCCAGTCCCCCATTGGGAACCCAGTCATTATTCAACACCACGTAGGCCGGCAGATTCCGGTTTTCGGTTCCCAGACCATAGGAAACCCAGGCTCCCATGCTTGGTGCCTGTCCGATAATCCGTCCCGTGTGCAGCAGCAGATTCTGCTGTCCGTGCAGGGGCAGTTCTCCCACCATGGAACGTATGACGCACAGTTCGTCCGCCACGTTCGCCAGACGCGGAAACAGATCACTGACCCATAACCCGCTTTCGCCCCGCTGTTGGAATTTCCAGGGGCTTCCCAGCCAGACGCGACCCGCACTGGATTGCGAGCGTTTAGAGACGGCCCCTGCCCCAATCGGTTTTCCTTCGTGCGCTTTCAGGGCCGGCTTCGGATCGAAAGTATCCACATGACTTGGCCCGCCATCCATAAAGCAGAAAATCACATTCTTGACGCGAGGCGTGTGATGGGGCTGTACCGGGCTGGTTGACGCGTGGAGCCGGTTCTGCTCACCCAGCAGGCCAGCCAGTGCCAGCCAGCCGAAACCGGCACTCGTCTGTTTCAGGAATCCACGTCGACTGTGGACGGTTAAGGCACCCGGGCAGTTGCTCGAACGGAATGATGAACTCTGCATATCAGTCACCGGTAATAAATGAATTCTTTGGTATTAAACATCGCGTGTGCCACGTGCTGCCAGACTTCTGGGTTGTCTAACAGCACTGTCTGTTCACGCGTGTTTCCCAGATCTCGAATCAGAGCCATCCAGCGTTCAATTTCACCGGCATCCGGACTGCGTCCATAAGCAGCGAGAAACATCTGCTGCAGTCGCTGCTCAACTGTGTCAGAAGAATCAGCGAGCAGTCGTTTGGCCCACTCCTCTGCTTGAGACATTACGAACGGATCGTTCATCAGGATTAATGCCTGATTGGGGACATTCGTCACATCCCGTTTTCCAGTGGGCAGTTTCAGGTCGGGCAGATTGAAGCCAACCAGAAACCGGGGTGGGTCCATAATCGACATCTGCAGATAGATGGATCGTCGTCCCGCACCATCTAAAGGTCCGTTGAATAATCGTTTTGAGGGATCCGGTTTGGGGCGGGGAGCAGCGATCGGTCGACCATATAAGCGGCGGTCCAGTCTGCCGGATACAGCCAGCAGCGCATCGCGAATCGCTTCCGCCTCCAGCCGCCGGGTGGGATAGTGATGCCACAGGCGATTGTCCGCATCGATATTCCTTGCCTGGTCTGACACGATTCCTGACTGTTGAAATGCTTCGGTGAGCACCAGCCTGCGAATCAGACGTTTGGTCGACCAGCCCCCTTTGGTAAATTCCTGTGCCAGATAGTCCAGCAGTTCTGGATGCGTGGGTTGTTCTCCCAGGTGTCCGAAGTCATTGGGAGTTCTGACCAGTCCCTCACCAAAGACCCACTGCCAGACCCGGTTGACATAGACACGTGCAGTCAGGGGGTGCTGTGGGCTGACCAGATATTCCGCGAGTTCCAGCCGACCGCTGCCCGGACTCTGGGGAACCTGGTGCCGGCCGGCAAAGACATCCAGAAAATCAGGGGAAATGAGTTTGCCTGGATCATCGACATTCCCGCGAATATTCAGTGGGTAAGAGACTTCGGTCAAGCCACGCTCATCCATGCTGTTGGCCGTGTGAGCAAACGGTAGCTTTTCCTCTAGCTGACGATACTCAGAAACCAGTTTTTTGAGACGCGAACCAGCTGCTGAATTGTTATTGAGCAGCTGTTTCTCCAGCAGCCAGTTAATCAGCTCCACATCAGCAGAACTCGCCTGATCTCTACTCCAGCGATCCACGCTTTCGGTGAGCCAGTTTCCGATGTGCTGGCAGACCGCGGTCGAATTTTTGGGGGCAGGCTGTTCATACAGAGAGGCAAACCGTTCCAGTTCATCGGCGGGCGTTCCTGTCTGATCGTGGCTGACTATTTCGGTCACACTGAACCAGCTCCGTTTGTCGAAACCAAAGTCCTCTGGAGGCAGAAGTTTGCCACCGGCGCGGGTCTTGCCTGTGCGGGGCGGAAAATCGGGATTCAGATCACTGGTCGCAATTTCAAACATGATCCGCTGGATACCGTTCACCAGGGGACGGTCGGCAAAGGTCTGCCAGGCTGGTTCACTCCGGTCGAAGAAGATTACGTTCTCGGTCTGGAAGGCATTGTCGGGCACACGGAGAAAGCCGCTCCATTCTCCCCCCGCCAGCTTCAGGCTGACAATCTTTCCTGGCAGATCCCGTTCAGAGGGAGGTCGGATCGCGCCCGGTAATTTCGAAGAGAGTGCATGCGTGTGATAGCCGCGTGGCAGCAGTTGCTGAATCAGTTGCTCCCCCTCCAGCGCAATCAAGGGCGTGCCATCAGTGACGTATCCATAGCGAATGCCGTCCCCTTCCATCTGCCAGCCCTCGGGGAATCCAGGCTCTGAGAAGTCCGTCAGGACCTGAAACCGCTCCGCGTTTTGCCGTCGATGTGTCTCACTGGCGGTGCGCCAGGCCGTCTGCAGTTGAGCCCAGCTGGTTTTGATTTCGGCAGGAGTCGTCACTTTTAACAGTTGCGCTGCCGGCCAGGCGATGTCATCCGGTTTCAATTCCGCTGCTTTCTTCTGTTTCTTAGCGTTTTTTAAACCCAGTGCTTCACGCCAGAGTTGGCTGCGCGGGGAATCAGCCGATTCAGCTATTGCTGCAGTCAGTTCAGAACGAAACTGTTCCGCCTGGGCACGCCAGCTTTGCTTTAATTTCTGATGGATTTCACCACGCAGGTTCTGTAGTTGCCTGATCAGCGCATCATGTTTCCCCGGTGCATCGATCACACGTGACGTCCAGCGCGGGGTCATGAAGACGGCCGCCAGGGCATAATAATCCCGTTGCGAAATCGCATCCAGCTTATGATCGTGACAGCGGGCACAGGCGACTGTACTTGCCAGAAACGCTTTCGAGAACGCATCGATCTTATTGTTGATCATCTCCTGGTGGATGCCATTAAAATTGATGCTGTCGCCGTGACGATGCTCGCCCATATGATAAAACATCGGCCCGATCAGGCTTTCGTGGAAACCACTCTGGTGATCGATCCGCGGCTCCGGTAACAGATCGCCGGCAATCTGCTCGCGCACCAGTTGATCAAAGCCCACATCCTGGTTGAATGCCCGAATCAGATAATCCCGGTACTCCCAGGAACCTTTTGCCGGGTTATCCCATTCATAGCCATAGGTATCCGTGTATCGCACGACGTCCATCCAGTGCCGGGCAAACCGCTCGCCAAAGTGAGGCGAAGCCAGCAACCGGTCGACGAGCCTTTCGTAGGCAGCCTGGCGATTCTGCTTTGCTTCCGTAACAAACCGTTCCACTTCAGCAGGGGACGGGGGCAGTCCCGTCAATACAAAGGAGAGTCGCCTGATTAGAGTTCTTGGACTCGCTGCTTCCGCTGGCTCTAAGCCAGACTGACGTAATTTCTGCAACAGGAAATGGTCGACCGGTCGTTCAGACCAGTCGTTGTCTGTGACGACAGGGGGAGTCACTTTCTGCAGCGGTTGCAGGCTCCACCAGTGCCGCCGTTTTTCGAAAATCGCCTTCCACGAAAGCGAGGCTGCTTCATCGAGCGTAGGTGGTTTGTCACGTGAGTCCGGCGCTCCCAGTTCCACCCACTTCACAAAGTCGGCAATCACTTCGTCCGACAGTTTTTTGCCCGGAGGCATTTCGAATGATTCGTGTTTGAGTGCATCGAGCAACAGGCTCTCCTTTGCTCGATGCGGCACAACTGCAGCGCCCGACTCACCACCGCTGCGCAGCGCATCGCGACTGTCAACGCGGAGCCCTCCCTTGATATCCGTGGTCGCTGCGGAATGACATTCGTAACAATGCTCAATCAGCACGGGACGGATTTTGTTCTCGAATAGTTCCAGGCCGGGGGAAGGCTTCTCTGCACATAGAGGACCTGCTGTGAACAGACACAGCAGTGTCAGACACGCTGGCAACACTCTCGGTAAAATAAATCGACTGGCCGGAAACATGCAGGTTTCTCCGGATTAGAACAGGTCTACTTCGACCCTTTGGTATTCAGGCTCTCATTCAGTTCGAGAACTTTTCCAATGATTCGCTCTTCCACATCCGGTTTATAGGGACGACTCGCTTCGTAGCCCCCTTCCAGCAGGACACGCTTACTGGGAATATACCCCGAATAGACATTCGAATAGCCGGCGACCCAGATCGCAGGACCATCCTCTTCATACAGTTCCTGTTTGATGCGAAGTGCGTAATCGACGACGACTTCCGTTCCGAGAGCGACCATCGTCAGATCATTGCCAAACTGAATCACCTGCACCGGGTAATCCCAAGGCTCCCGTTTCTTTTCAGGCAGGTACTCCAGTTCCACAGTGCCATAAGCAACTTTGAGCGGTCCATGCAGCTTGTGCTGGTGCAGCAGACTCCTCTGGTTGACTTCCAGGGCCGCTTCTATAGCTGTTGCCAGCGAACGCCCATGCTTATGAGCGTAATGCAGTTCACTCCGTGGATAGGGATTCTGATCGCCGCCGCACCCCATCATGAACAGTGCGGTAACACCCGGATGATCTTTCTCAAAGTATTCCTGAGCGAAGCCGGCGTAGTCACCCAGCCACTTGCGGAAGCCCATTGTTGTGTTGTGACAGGCATAGCCGAACATCACCGCTTTCAGATTTCCCTGGGGATCATCCACTCTTAAAACGGGCACCTGGTGATCGACGCGGCCATTGGGATTGGGATGATTGCGATATCCCGTCGCAGTCGGCGTACGGCGGTTCATGGCGACTGAGCAGCGCGCTGCAGACCAGCTGAGTTGCGCCGGCTCCAGATTTTCGATTGCCAGGCCAATCGTCTTGACCAGCGTGGTTGCCAGTTGATCGTAATATTCCTGGGCATCGTCGCGGCCGTAAGCCGGGCCACAG contains:
- a CDS encoding PAS domain-containing hybrid sensor histidine kinase/response regulator, whose product is MGKRIIQSPALQAGLASLTFVLILILFHAYQPAPKPTVVFTADSQQQLISRLELQTTEIVKHLLLLQDPDQNTSSYHKLDELLNRWNEQHQQLRQSSNSISRSATVSAALMLDEQISPLFNQITNDVLQVLSGAQTPQAKLPAVLASEQKLMLLLAQYQSALSSGQLEDRAAAGASPGWFSGLILFGISYAICLYLFSQIQNRRQSLHQFQADLDSRARNLESNQSQLAASISATFHETWSWTKNTGEFWCSDTFWRVFGYSSEAEYPESQFDVFRSHLDPGNRGLLEAAVERHLQSGIPIDLEVRAENQLGHSRWVRIQARTLSAEDAEQLTIVGTAEDIHEYKLTKLQLNQSEKLLSRVGEVAKIGGWHLDLETKELFWTQETYAIHEVEPGYQPSIRNAYKFYAPEARPAIQNALERSLETGESWDLKLPFITAKGKHIWVRAQGELEYEQGHPVRLVGAFQDITEEKQREAEFLLLQYDEYTSRAHLDGVIRAATEVSIIATDHEGIITLFSPGAEQLLGYSAKEMIGMRTPECFHLPEEIEAHGRELSEALGRKIENFETFIALAQQGEVDKREWTYVRKDGSQRTVELTVTAIRDQYQQIEGYLGVAIDITEKKQNEKQLSRLATAVSKSTNGVVITDDQGRVEWVNDRFKEITGYGLEAVIGKTPGAVLQGEKTDPQAIEYMAQKVRAGESFETELINYHQSGTEYWVHIKADPILDADGNLTGFMAIENDITERKQAEQELLDSREKIRHLLDALPVAAYTCDTEGLITYYNQAAADFWGREPQLDHPEDRFCGSFRLYDTDGNSIPHEKCWMALALDTAKTLHGGEIVVESENGQRKTALAHVSPLFNFEGELTGAVNVLVDISDRMALEKSLREATVRLELCLKVLDQHAIVAETELNGTIRHVNEMFCKVSGYSETETIGKTHRIVNSGTHSQEFWKNVFRTIASEGMWQGEICNRRKNGELYWVDTTIATMKDGEGNSTGYLAIRNDITELKQAQEAALAASQSKSEFLANMSHEIRTPLTAILGYADLLKNDPEFATSARKRDQAVNTIQEAGNHLLTVINDILDLSKIEAQKVQLDYTTTQVFHILDHIESLLRPPATEKGVDLVTRIQNPIPDVIKSDPTRLRQILMNLVGNAVKFTEQGQIQLIVELSKQGDTSFLQFDIQDTGPGMSLEQAQKIFNAFSQADTSVTRQHGGTGLGLVISRKLARLMNGEVSLVRTEQGKGTCFRLTLPIETLPETRFITSRLQDDIENSEKPAPPATLTLPPGTRILLAEDGPDNQRLISFLLKKKGARVDVADNGAIALQKFQEAEREGQPYHLLLTDMQMPEMDGYTLASTLRKAGADLPIVALTAHAMSDDRQKCLDSGCNDYLSKPVNSKVLAKTLLHWVTQQTATETEPHAGL
- a CDS encoding alkaline phosphatase D family protein, giving the protein MFDYKRLNEAVKAENGISRRLFLSYGAALSTLPLLGRASWANPSPVFQKDPFTLGVASGDPDPTSVILWTRLAPEPLQPNGGLGPEAIEVKWELAEDEGFQKLVASGTVQATPQLGHSVHVEPKGLKPDHWYWYRFQAGDAVSPVGRTRTMPEKTAMPEQLKFAFASCQNYEQGLFTAYEQMAQDDLDLVFHLGDYIYEYQSGRNGKIRTHFGPEIESLGDYRIRHSQYRADPLLHNMHAQCPWFVTWDDHEFDNNCADDVSEELDADPIDFMLRRANAYQAYYEMMPLRPGCLPQGPHMQLYRQGGFGRLADFLVLDTRQYRSDQPNGDKKSPLNQSALARSNSLLGGKQKNWLQSQLITSEATWNILAQQVMMGMVSFPSKEEERVYSMDQWPGCAYERMQLMKFIAERRVPNPVVLTGDIHSNWVNNLRVDDRKPETPVVATEFVGTSISSGGNGVQKRKEHADILSHNPCVQFQNSERGYVRCTLTPKNWVSDYMVVDDVTRPGGHVTPRASFVVEAGTPGAHPA
- a CDS encoding DUF1501 domain-containing protein, translating into MQSSSFRSSNCPGALTVHSRRGFLKQTSAGFGWLALAGLLGEQNRLHASTSPVQPHHTPRVKNVIFCFMDGGPSHVDTFDPKPALKAHEGKPIGAGAVSKRSQSSAGRVWLGSPWKFQQRGESGLWVSDLFPRLANVADELCVIRSMVGELPLHGQQNLLLHTGRIIGQAPSMGAWVSYGLGTENRNLPAYVVLNNDWVPNGGLENFGSSFLPATHQATQLRAKGVPVDNIRPSDSFSLQKRKLELLAAQDRVFADRASAASPIESAIANYETAFRMQTLIPEVSDISQEPAHIQREYGVDSTDEHQHYYATQALRARRLVEAGVRFVEITCPSFDSNNSPWDQHGLLKKNHEKNARITEQSVAALITDLKRRGMLDETLVVWAGEMGRTPHTPKVTPTCGRDHHVNGYSLFLAGGGFKPGITFGETDEFGNAVVERPLSIHDIHATILHQLGLDHEALTFRHGGRDHRLTDVHGHVIQEILS
- a CDS encoding PSD1 and planctomycete cytochrome C domain-containing protein; its protein translation is MFPASRFILPRVLPACLTLLCLFTAGPLCAEKPSPGLELFENKIRPVLIEHCYECHSAATTDIKGGLRVDSRDALRSGGESGAAVVPHRAKESLLLDALKHESFEMPPGKKLSDEVIADFVKWVELGAPDSRDKPPTLDEAASLSWKAIFEKRRHWWSLQPLQKVTPPVVTDNDWSERPVDHFLLQKLRQSGLEPAEAASPRTLIRRLSFVLTGLPPSPAEVERFVTEAKQNRQAAYERLVDRLLASPHFGERFARHWMDVVRYTDTYGYEWDNPAKGSWEYRDYLIRAFNQDVGFDQLVREQIAGDLLPEPRIDHQSGFHESLIGPMFYHMGEHRHGDSINFNGIHQEMINNKIDAFSKAFLASTVACARCHDHKLDAISQRDYYALAAVFMTPRWTSRVIDAPGKHDALIRQLQNLRGEIHQKLKQSWRAQAEQFRSELTAAIAESADSPRSQLWREALGLKNAKKQKKAAELKPDDIAWPAAQLLKVTTPAEIKTSWAQLQTAWRTASETHRRQNAERFQVLTDFSEPGFPEGWQMEGDGIRYGYVTDGTPLIALEGEQLIQQLLPRGYHTHALSSKLPGAIRPPSERDLPGKIVSLKLAGGEWSGFLRVPDNAFQTENVIFFDRSEPAWQTFADRPLVNGIQRIMFEIATSDLNPDFPPRTGKTRAGGKLLPPEDFGFDKRSWFSVTEIVSHDQTGTPADELERFASLYEQPAPKNSTAVCQHIGNWLTESVDRWSRDQASSADVELINWLLEKQLLNNNSAAGSRLKKLVSEYRQLEEKLPFAHTANSMDERGLTEVSYPLNIRGNVDDPGKLISPDFLDVFAGRHQVPQSPGSGRLELAEYLVSPQHPLTARVYVNRVWQWVFGEGLVRTPNDFGHLGEQPTHPELLDYLAQEFTKGGWSTKRLIRRLVLTEAFQQSGIVSDQARNIDADNRLWHHYPTRRLEAEAIRDALLAVSGRLDRRLYGRPIAAPRPKPDPSKRLFNGPLDGAGRRSIYLQMSIMDPPRFLVGFNLPDLKLPTGKRDVTNVPNQALILMNDPFVMSQAEEWAKRLLADSSDTVEQRLQQMFLAAYGRSPDAGEIERWMALIRDLGNTREQTVLLDNPEVWQHVAHAMFNTKEFIYYR